The Planctomycetia bacterium genome window below encodes:
- a CDS encoding CPBP family intramembrane metalloprotease: MNFYWSSTRHPWPCLLFILPLLVIYEGSMLYQTMEGMQPYRAGIDQWLANLCKQNQMPAEYLPSLMIAVIGIGWAVVKWDRSPPESWTLVAGMFLESLALSLALWGLGVVVTSQLSHLSINTRTLQAVALMGSGIFEEILFRLLGFGLLYWLFKSVVQDRTALVLSLMISAFGFAAAHCLGPQGEAWEWKICLFRSMGGVYFGLLFHYRGLGIAVGTHCAYNVLVGLLG, from the coding sequence ATGAATTTCTACTGGTCATCAACCCGACATCCCTGGCCATGCCTGCTCTTCATCCTGCCTTTGCTGGTGATTTACGAAGGCAGCATGCTGTACCAGACCATGGAAGGAATGCAGCCATACCGGGCAGGGATAGACCAGTGGCTCGCGAACCTGTGCAAACAGAACCAGATGCCCGCAGAGTATTTACCCAGTCTGATGATAGCAGTCATCGGTATTGGCTGGGCGGTTGTGAAGTGGGACAGATCGCCTCCCGAATCGTGGACATTAGTAGCGGGCATGTTTCTGGAAAGTCTGGCCTTATCCCTGGCTCTCTGGGGGCTGGGAGTTGTGGTGACTTCTCAATTGTCCCATCTGAGTATTAACACTCGCACTTTGCAGGCTGTGGCGTTGATGGGCAGTGGTATTTTTGAAGAGATTCTCTTCAGACTGTTGGGCTTTGGATTGCTCTACTGGCTGTTCAAAAGTGTGGTGCAGGATCGTACAGCCTTGGTATTATCCTTGATGATTTCTGCATTTGGTTTTGCAGCAGCCCATTGCCTGGGGCCACAAGGGGAAGCATGGGAATGGAAAATCTGCCTGTTTCGGAGCATGGGTGGTGTTTATTTTGGACTATTGTTTCATTATCGCGGATTAGGTATCGCAGTTGGCACACATTGTGCTTACAATGTGTTGGTTGGTTTGTTAGGATAA